Proteins from a genomic interval of Kitasatospora herbaricolor:
- a CDS encoding rhomboid-like protein gives MPTHLARAARAYWAYVRRAPGTHIWLVILFATTVVIRHVSPETAEHILERRSTNLHQLSESPVRVLVTSAMWIAGGGWYFYFVLYNIFHVPAERWLGTGRWLAVLLIAHVGATYLSEGVLYWAIEHGHAPQSAVYTLDYGVSYALAGVEAVLTYRITAPWRYLYLGGLLFFYGLALVEGRDFTSVGHFSAVLLGLACYPLVRARPGLWDPVEAGRRTWRRLRRRPAPAP, from the coding sequence GTGCCGACGCACCTCGCCCGCGCGGCCCGCGCCTACTGGGCGTACGTCCGACGCGCCCCCGGCACCCACATCTGGCTGGTGATCCTGTTCGCGACCACGGTGGTGATCCGGCACGTGTCACCAGAGACGGCCGAGCACATCCTGGAGCGGCGCTCGACCAACCTCCACCAGCTCTCCGAGTCGCCCGTCCGGGTGCTGGTGACCAGCGCGATGTGGATCGCGGGCGGCGGCTGGTACTTCTACTTCGTCCTCTACAACATCTTCCACGTGCCGGCCGAGCGCTGGCTGGGCACCGGGCGCTGGCTGGCGGTGCTGCTGATCGCCCACGTCGGCGCCACCTACCTCAGCGAGGGCGTCCTCTACTGGGCGATCGAGCACGGCCACGCGCCGCAGAGCGCCGTCTACACGCTGGACTACGGCGTCAGCTACGCCCTGGCCGGTGTCGAGGCCGTGCTGACGTACCGGATCACCGCGCCCTGGCGCTACCTCTACCTCGGCGGGCTGCTGTTCTTCTACGGCCTCGCCCTGGTCGAGGGCCGGGACTTCACCAGCGTGGGCCACTTCTCGGCCGTGCTGCTGGGCCTGGCCTGCTACCCGCTGGTCCGCGCCCGCCCGGGCCTGTGGGACCCGGTCGAGGCCGGCCGGCGGACCTGGCGCCGATTGCGGCGGCGGCCGGCGCCGGCGCCCTGA
- a CDS encoding response regulator, protein MTIRVLLADDQALLRGTFRMLIDSAPDLEVVAEAGTGREAVRLARTARVDLVLMDIRMPELDGLEATRLITADEDLAGVKVLVLTTFESEEYVAEAIRAGASGFLGKGINPEELLDAIRVVAAGDALLSPAATKALIGRFLAQPAPADRAALPRLDVLTAREQEVVTLVAAGLSNDDIAERLFVTPLTAKTHVNRAMAKLGARDRAQVVVIAYESGLVRPGSA, encoded by the coding sequence ATGACGATCCGCGTGCTGCTCGCCGACGACCAGGCACTGCTCCGGGGCACCTTCCGGATGCTCATCGACTCCGCCCCCGACCTGGAGGTGGTGGCCGAGGCCGGCACCGGGCGGGAGGCCGTCCGGCTGGCCCGCACCGCCCGGGTCGACCTCGTCCTGATGGACATCCGGATGCCCGAACTGGACGGGCTCGAAGCCACCCGGCTGATCACCGCGGACGAGGACCTGGCCGGGGTGAAGGTCCTGGTGCTGACCACCTTCGAGAGCGAGGAGTACGTCGCCGAGGCGATCCGTGCCGGGGCCAGCGGATTCCTCGGCAAGGGCATCAACCCGGAGGAGCTGCTGGACGCGATCCGGGTGGTCGCGGCGGGCGACGCACTGCTCTCCCCGGCCGCGACCAAGGCCCTGATCGGCCGTTTCCTGGCCCAGCCGGCGCCCGCCGACCGGGCCGCGCTGCCCCGGCTCGACGTGCTCACCGCCCGCGAGCAGGAGGTGGTCACCCTGGTCGCGGCCGGCCTGTCCAACGACGACATCGCCGAGCGGCTGTTCGTCACCCCGCTCACCGCCAAGACCCATGTGAACCGGGCGATGGCCAAGCTCGGCGCCCGCGACCGTGCCCAGGTGGTGGTGATCGCCTACGAGAGCGGCCTGGTGCGACCGGGCAGCGCGTAG
- a CDS encoding TolB family protein — MSVRTRLSTVAAVALTTAVTAGAAALLAGCGPENPGGPAAAPPVTAPPVTAALSGAGTAPAPSGTAAPATTAATPAAVNGTAGNHLTVSNGTDHVLMNGTSVDFGTVVRDLAWSPDGAKAAFVDGAGNLMVADPDGSGRVLVARAPGGETWSHPTWQVSSVVPDVEVPLKNTIFFAAAKGGVSRLKGIAATAVDGTPEVLSLGAEEGPDIEPLPQTGNTWPSAAGPHGTAVYANSGTGEVYIRDDFLRQQGSPLLPGSQPALAPGGEDLVFVRSVGGHDHVFEGEVARRPAKDLTPGATTDFTEPAWSPDGRTLAVRAPDGIYTLPVDGSAAPVRISTYTGLPAYRP, encoded by the coding sequence ATGTCCGTACGCACCCGCCTGAGCACCGTCGCCGCCGTGGCCCTCACCACCGCCGTCACCGCCGGCGCCGCCGCACTGCTGGCCGGCTGCGGCCCGGAGAACCCCGGCGGACCGGCGGCCGCCCCGCCCGTCACCGCCCCGCCCGTCACCGCCGCGCTGTCCGGGGCCGGGACGGCGCCGGCCCCGAGCGGCACCGCCGCCCCCGCCACGACGGCCGCCACCCCGGCCGCCGTCAACGGCACCGCGGGCAACCACCTGACCGTCAGCAACGGCACCGACCACGTCCTGATGAACGGCACCTCGGTCGACTTCGGCACCGTCGTCCGGGACCTCGCGTGGTCGCCGGACGGCGCCAAGGCGGCCTTCGTCGACGGCGCCGGCAACCTGATGGTCGCCGACCCGGACGGCAGCGGCCGGGTCCTGGTCGCCCGGGCCCCGGGCGGGGAGACCTGGTCCCACCCCACCTGGCAGGTCAGCTCCGTGGTGCCGGACGTCGAGGTGCCCCTGAAGAACACCATCTTCTTCGCCGCCGCCAAGGGCGGTGTCTCCCGGCTCAAGGGCATCGCCGCCACCGCCGTGGACGGCACGCCGGAGGTGCTGTCGCTGGGCGCCGAGGAGGGCCCGGACATCGAGCCGCTCCCGCAGACCGGCAACACCTGGCCGAGCGCGGCGGGCCCGCACGGCACCGCCGTCTACGCGAACAGCGGCACCGGTGAGGTCTACATCCGGGACGACTTCCTGCGCCAGCAGGGCAGCCCGCTCCTCCCCGGGTCCCAGCCCGCGCTGGCGCCGGGCGGGGAGGACCTGGTGTTCGTCCGGTCGGTGGGCGGCCACGACCACGTCTTCGAGGGCGAGGTGGCCCGGCGGCCGGCCAAGGACCTCACCCCGGGCGCCACCACCGACTTCACCGAGCCGGCGTGGTCCCCCGACGGCAGGACCCTGGCCGTCCGGGCGCCCGACGGCATCTACACCCTCCCGGTGGACGGGTCCGCCGCGCCGGTGAGGATCTCCACGTACACCGGCCTGCCGGCCTACCGGCCCTGA